A single genomic interval of Blastocatellia bacterium harbors:
- the icd gene encoding isocitrate dehydrogenase (NADP(+)): MLSFNNIPVPAEGEKIEIRDGQLVVPNRPIIPFIEGDGTGRDIWRAASRVFNAAVEKAYRGERQVVWYEIFAGEKAYAKFGEWLPRDTVEAIREFTVAIKGPLTTPVGGGIRSLNVTLRQVLDLYACVRPVRWYKGVPSPVKHPEKLDVVIFRENTEDVYAGIEFQQGTEQAQKTIEFLRSLGYSVRPDSGIGIKPISSFGTKRLVRKAIRYALENGRKVVTFMHKGNIMKFTEGAFRDWGYQVAKEEFGDFTVTEQELWEKYDGRLPEGKILINDRIADSMFQQVLTRPDEYSVIATPNLNGDYLSDACAAQVGGLGMAPGANIGDYIALFEATHGTAPKYADKDVINPSAVILAGAMMFEYIGWREVASLITTAIERTIEQKIVTYDLARLMEGARQVKTSEFATAIIENMG, translated from the coding sequence ATGCTTTCATTCAATAATATCCCCGTGCCCGCTGAGGGCGAGAAGATCGAAATCCGAGACGGACAGCTCGTCGTTCCCAACCGCCCGATCATTCCCTTCATCGAAGGGGATGGAACGGGCCGCGACATCTGGCGAGCGGCTTCGCGCGTTTTCAATGCCGCCGTCGAAAAGGCCTATCGCGGAGAGCGGCAGGTCGTCTGGTACGAGATCTTCGCTGGTGAGAAGGCCTACGCCAAGTTTGGCGAGTGGCTTCCCCGAGATACGGTCGAGGCGATTCGCGAGTTCACCGTCGCCATCAAGGGGCCGCTGACGACGCCCGTTGGGGGCGGCATTCGCTCGCTGAACGTCACGCTGCGGCAGGTCCTCGATCTCTACGCGTGCGTGCGCCCAGTTCGCTGGTACAAAGGTGTCCCCTCCCCCGTGAAGCATCCGGAGAAGCTCGACGTCGTCATCTTCCGCGAGAATACCGAGGACGTCTACGCTGGCATTGAGTTCCAACAGGGAACGGAGCAGGCGCAGAAGACGATCGAATTCCTTCGGAGCCTCGGCTACTCGGTGCGCCCCGATAGCGGCATCGGCATCAAGCCGATCTCCAGCTTCGGGACCAAGCGCCTGGTCCGGAAGGCCATCCGATACGCGCTCGAAAATGGACGCAAGGTCGTCACGTTCATGCACAAGGGCAACATCATGAAGTTCACCGAAGGCGCCTTCCGCGACTGGGGATACCAGGTGGCCAAAGAAGAGTTCGGCGACTTCACGGTCACGGAACAGGAGTTGTGGGAGAAGTACGACGGGAGGCTTCCCGAGGGGAAGATCCTCATCAACGACCGCATCGCCGATTCGATGTTCCAGCAAGTATTGACGCGCCCCGATGAATACTCCGTTATCGCGACGCCCAATCTGAATGGGGATTACCTGAGCGATGCTTGCGCGGCGCAAGTCGGCGGATTGGGGATGGCGCCGGGCGCGAATATCGGCGACTACATCGCGCTCTTTGAGGCAACGCACGGCACCGCGCCCAAGTACGCCGATAAGGATGTGATCAACCCGAGCGCCGTCATCCTGGCAGGCGCGATGATGTTCGAGTACATCGGATGGCGCGAAGTGGCCTCGCTGATCACGACGGCCATCGAGCGGACCATCGAGCAGAAGATCGTCACCTACGACCTGGCGCGTCTCATGGAAGGCGCCCGTCAGGTGAAAACGAGCGAGTTCGCCACGGCTATCATCGAGAACATGGGCTAG
- the rnc gene encoding ribonuclease III, which produces MPTEARDLSELERKIGYTFRRRELLNRALTHRSYAHEIRAMGLADNEALEFLGDAVLGFIVSAWLFELFPALPEGKLAKMKAFLVSAENLQVHARNLQLGEYLRLNRGEEKTGGRTKRTLLVDAYEALIAALYLDGGIEVAEAFVRRQFQDIVCRLDPESVQWSDYKTTLQEQLQARGLPPPVYEVIGVEGPAHARRFQVSLRIGERVVATGEGPTIKAAHQHAARVALGQLEQLLEIPASEATP; this is translated from the coding sequence ATGCCGACCGAGGCGCGAGACCTCAGCGAATTGGAGCGCAAAATCGGATACACCTTTCGGCGCCGGGAACTCCTGAACCGGGCGCTCACGCATCGTTCCTATGCGCATGAGATCAGGGCGATGGGTTTGGCGGATAATGAGGCGTTGGAGTTCCTCGGCGATGCGGTCCTGGGGTTCATCGTGAGCGCGTGGTTGTTCGAGTTGTTCCCAGCCCTACCGGAAGGAAAGCTCGCGAAGATGAAGGCGTTTTTGGTGAGCGCGGAGAACTTGCAAGTGCACGCGCGAAATCTGCAGCTTGGGGAATACTTGCGGTTGAATCGCGGTGAGGAGAAGACCGGCGGGCGCACCAAGCGCACGCTCCTAGTGGATGCATATGAGGCCTTGATCGCGGCGCTCTATCTGGATGGAGGGATCGAGGTAGCGGAGGCATTCGTGCGCCGGCAGTTTCAGGATATCGTCTGCAGGTTGGATCCGGAGAGCGTGCAGTGGAGCGATTACAAGACGACGCTGCAGGAACAGTTGCAGGCGCGCGGTCTGCCGCCACCGGTTTACGAAGTGATTGGAGTCGAAGGGCCAGCACATGCCCGGCGCTTCCAGGTGAGCCTTCGCATCGGGGAGCGAGTGGTCGCAACAGGCGAAGGGCCGACCATCAAAGCCGCGCATCAACATGCGGCTCGCGTGGCGCTGGGCCAGTTGGAGCAGCTTCTGGAGATTCCTGCGAGCGAGGCGACTCCATGA
- the lepB gene encoding signal peptidase I, producing the protein MMDRWDAPPSELSSPSESAEVTERPKSTLREYFESAVVTVIMALFGMTFVVQAVKVPTGSMQNNILIGDHLLVNKFLFAERREGIFWRLFPYREVRRGDVVVFKYPQNPEVNYVKRVVGLPGETIEIRGTRVFINGRELPEQRLYVQNPRFDAEDSALQIVREEPPPEGAQYRVYWESYHAEREDAEFPSGGRYAVGRPFFIPERAYFVMGDNRDDSEDSRFWGTVPREYVVGRALVVYWSYDERAAAAHGGNLLLRILRHARWKRVGTLIR; encoded by the coding sequence ATGATGGACCGATGGGATGCACCTCCGTCCGAGCTCTCCTCCCCTTCGGAGTCGGCAGAAGTGACGGAGAGACCGAAATCCACCTTGCGGGAATACTTCGAGTCGGCCGTCGTCACTGTGATCATGGCCTTGTTCGGTATGACGTTCGTGGTCCAAGCCGTGAAGGTGCCCACCGGCTCGATGCAGAACAACATCCTCATCGGCGATCATCTTCTGGTGAACAAATTCCTCTTCGCCGAGAGGCGCGAGGGGATCTTCTGGCGGCTCTTCCCCTATCGGGAAGTTCGTCGGGGAGACGTGGTCGTCTTCAAATACCCGCAGAATCCCGAAGTCAATTACGTCAAGCGCGTTGTCGGATTGCCCGGGGAGACGATTGAGATTCGAGGGACGCGCGTCTTCATCAATGGGCGCGAGCTTCCGGAGCAGCGTCTGTACGTGCAAAATCCCAGGTTCGATGCCGAGGATTCCGCTTTGCAGATCGTTCGGGAGGAACCCCCGCCCGAAGGGGCACAGTATCGCGTCTACTGGGAGTCATATCACGCCGAGCGTGAAGATGCGGAGTTCCCCTCTGGGGGGCGATATGCCGTCGGGCGCCCTTTCTTCATCCCCGAGCGGGCGTACTTCGTCATGGGGGATAATCGCGACGATAGTGAGGACAGTCGGTTCTGGGGGACCGTCCCGCGCGAGTATGTCGTCGGGCGCGCCCTTGTTGTGTACTGGTCATATGACGAACGCGCGGCGGCTGCGCACGGAGGGAATCTCCTGCTGAGGATTTTGCGACATGCGCGGTGGAAACGAGTGGGGACGCTCATCCGCTGA
- a CDS encoding phosphoglucomutase/phosphomannomutase family protein: METVRSPIRFGTSGWRAIMAEDFTIENVRAVVRAIARYVKRRQEEATLIVGYDTRFLAETFARESARVLAEEGVDVLLCSEPVPTPVVAYAIVAERAQGGVNITASHNPPEYQGIKFSTADGAPALPEVTREIEQEIERIRRAEGHQGSSGRRLGHIRAYDPREGYLRDLARKVDVQTIERARLRVAVDPLWGTARGYLDRFLREAGCDVHVLHDHRDVLFGGGAPEPSAERLRTLREIVAAGGFDLGVATDGDADRFGIVDRGGVFVTPNQILALLFDYLCETRSWEGGVARSVATSHQVDRVARRRGRPVYETPVGFKYIGELLKAGKIILGGEESAGLSIRGHYPEKDGILAALLVVEIVARTGASVSEGLEHLYAQDGRLWSERIEIALTEEGRQRLQQKLQADPPADLFGRRLIEVNRADGLKLLFDDGSWLLLRLSGTEPVARCYAEATSEADLEVLLEQGRIFALQ, encoded by the coding sequence ATGGAAACGGTGAGGAGTCCCATTCGATTCGGTACTTCGGGATGGCGGGCCATCATGGCCGAGGACTTCACGATAGAGAACGTGCGCGCGGTTGTGCGCGCCATCGCGCGCTATGTGAAGCGTCGGCAGGAAGAGGCCACACTCATCGTCGGCTATGATACGCGATTCCTGGCGGAGACGTTCGCGCGCGAGAGCGCGCGCGTCTTGGCTGAGGAAGGGGTGGATGTTTTGCTGTGCTCGGAGCCGGTGCCGACGCCGGTCGTCGCGTATGCCATCGTGGCCGAGCGCGCGCAAGGTGGAGTCAACATCACGGCCAGCCATAATCCGCCCGAGTATCAGGGGATCAAGTTCTCGACGGCCGATGGAGCTCCGGCACTCCCCGAGGTCACGCGGGAGATCGAACAGGAGATCGAACGAATCCGTCGGGCGGAGGGCCACCAGGGATCGTCCGGCCGACGGCTCGGGCACATTCGCGCGTATGATCCGCGCGAAGGGTATTTGCGAGATCTCGCGAGGAAGGTGGACGTGCAGACGATCGAGCGAGCCCGCTTGCGCGTAGCTGTGGATCCGCTGTGGGGAACGGCGCGGGGGTATTTGGATCGTTTCTTGCGGGAGGCTGGCTGCGACGTTCATGTCCTGCACGACCATCGCGACGTGCTCTTTGGCGGGGGCGCTCCGGAGCCTTCGGCCGAGCGCTTGCGGACGCTTCGCGAGATCGTCGCCGCCGGCGGCTTCGACCTCGGCGTGGCCACTGATGGGGATGCTGACCGATTCGGCATCGTGGATCGAGGCGGCGTCTTCGTGACGCCCAATCAGATTTTGGCGCTTTTGTTTGACTACTTGTGTGAGACGCGCTCGTGGGAAGGGGGAGTAGCCCGGAGCGTCGCGACTTCGCATCAAGTGGATCGCGTAGCGCGACGTCGGGGGCGCCCGGTGTACGAGACTCCCGTCGGCTTCAAATACATCGGCGAATTGCTCAAGGCCGGGAAGATCATCCTCGGCGGCGAGGAGAGCGCGGGACTCTCGATCCGCGGCCATTATCCGGAGAAGGATGGGATCTTGGCGGCGCTCTTGGTCGTGGAGATCGTCGCGCGTACGGGCGCGAGCGTGAGCGAGGGGTTGGAACATCTTTACGCACAGGATGGACGGCTCTGGAGCGAGCGTATCGAGATCGCGCTGACCGAAGAGGGACGCCAACGCTTACAGCAGAAGCTTCAGGCCGATCCGCCCGCTGATCTCTTTGGACGTCGTCTCATTGAGGTGAATCGCGCGGATGGGCTGAAGCTGCTCTTCGACGACGGCTCATGGCTGCTACTGCGACTCTCGGGCACAGAGCCTGTGGCGCGGTGCTACGCGGAAGCGACATCGGAAGCGGATCTGGAGGTGCTGCTTGAACAAGGGCGAATCTTTGCGCTCCAATGA
- a CDS encoding septum formation initiator family protein, translated as MNKGESLRSNEDRRARESPTRVGPIIGVLVILAGIGVGCGMILVRAHREYRAAQMEYQRLEAEVQQLRLETERLMEEIHALKTDPEVIERIAREELHMIRPDEMVLSFPEASKR; from the coding sequence TTGAACAAGGGCGAATCTTTGCGCTCCAATGAAGATCGGCGCGCGCGCGAGAGTCCGACGCGGGTGGGACCGATCATCGGCGTGCTGGTCATACTCGCGGGGATCGGCGTGGGGTGTGGGATGATCCTGGTGCGGGCGCACCGAGAATATCGAGCCGCGCAAATGGAATACCAACGGCTGGAGGCGGAGGTGCAACAACTCCGCCTGGAGACGGAACGGCTCATGGAGGAGATCCACGCGCTCAAGACGGATCCTGAAGTCATCGAGCGGATCGCGCGCGAGGAGCTGCACATGATCCGTCCTGATGAAATGGTGCTCTCTTTCCCCGAGGCATCAAAGCGATAA
- a CDS encoding Glu/Leu/Phe/Val dehydrogenase — MTIAEENLNPFAVALAQFDRAAAYLDLDDGLHELLKTPKRQLVVSIPVKMDDGSLRVFEGYRVQHNVARGPGKGGIRYHPDVTLDEVKALAMWMTWKCATVNLPYGGAKGGVRVNPRELSQGELERLTRRYATEIAPLIGPERDIPAPDVYTDAQTMAWIMDTISMFKGYTELGVVTGKPIELGGSHGRQEATARGCQFVIREACRTLGLALEGATVVIQGFGNAGSNVARFLHQDGARIIAVSDSKGGIYNPRGIDPEAALQHKARTGALNGLPDTETVTNEELLELPCDILIPAALENQITRHNADRIRARLIAEAANGPTTPAADDILFERGITVIPDILASAGGVSVSYFEWVQDQYGFFWPEDEVLRHLERIMTNAFHEVRAAAERYGVDLRRGAYILAIGRVAEATRVRGIFP, encoded by the coding sequence ATGACGATCGCGGAAGAGAACCTGAATCCGTTTGCTGTCGCCCTGGCGCAATTCGATCGTGCGGCAGCATATCTCGATTTGGACGATGGATTGCACGAGCTGCTCAAGACGCCTAAGCGGCAATTGGTCGTCTCCATTCCCGTCAAGATGGATGATGGCAGCCTGCGTGTCTTCGAGGGGTATCGGGTCCAACACAACGTGGCGCGCGGGCCGGGCAAAGGAGGGATTCGGTATCATCCCGACGTGACGCTCGACGAAGTGAAAGCGCTGGCCATGTGGATGACGTGGAAGTGCGCGACGGTGAATCTTCCTTACGGTGGCGCTAAAGGGGGAGTGCGAGTCAACCCGAGGGAACTCTCGCAGGGAGAGCTGGAACGATTGACACGTCGCTATGCGACCGAGATCGCCCCACTCATCGGTCCGGAGCGTGACATCCCAGCTCCCGATGTCTATACGGACGCGCAGACGATGGCCTGGATCATGGACACGATCAGCATGTTCAAAGGGTACACAGAGCTAGGCGTGGTCACGGGCAAGCCGATCGAATTGGGCGGCTCCCATGGGCGACAAGAAGCCACAGCGCGCGGTTGTCAATTCGTCATCCGCGAGGCTTGTCGTACGCTCGGCCTCGCCTTGGAGGGCGCGACCGTGGTCATCCAGGGTTTTGGGAACGCGGGCAGCAACGTCGCCCGATTCCTTCATCAGGATGGGGCGCGCATCATTGCGGTGAGCGATTCGAAGGGAGGCATCTATAACCCCCGCGGCATTGATCCTGAAGCCGCTCTGCAACATAAGGCGCGAACGGGGGCCTTGAACGGATTGCCCGATACGGAGACGGTCACCAATGAAGAGTTGCTCGAGCTGCCCTGCGACATCCTCATTCCGGCGGCATTAGAGAATCAGATCACGCGACACAACGCTGATCGCATTCGCGCGCGCCTCATCGCCGAGGCGGCCAATGGGCCGACGACGCCGGCGGCCGATGACATCCTCTTCGAGCGCGGGATCACGGTCATCCCGGACATCCTGGCCAGTGCCGGTGGCGTCTCAGTCTCCTATTTCGAGTGGGTGCAAGATCAATACGGGTTCTTCTGGCCGGAAGATGAGGTCCTCCGCCATCTGGAGCGGATCATGACGAACGCCTTTCACGAAGTTCGCGCGGCGGCCGAGCGCTATGGCGTTGATCTGCGGCGCGGCGCCTACATTCTGGCCATCGGGCGAGTGGCTGAAGCGACGCGCGTACGGGGGATCTTCCCGTGA
- a CDS encoding efflux RND transporter periplasmic adaptor subunit: protein MASSRKKKLLIALILIVTLGAVVGISVTRGRTDVPVVQVEKVTRRPVLESKVTANGEVRPRNFVNMTSEVPGRVIEIYVKEGDWVKAGTPLLKIDPTQISSEAESSQANLQAARAEVQNAQVQVDAARNNVLNVQASLAAAKYELERAKADLTFAEEEFRRREQLLEQGVISRAEYDRARASYRGAQALVEAQQQRVQQLEAQLRDAQIRVRQAQAQLQSARARVAQIQANYRSALDRLAKTVQKAPIDGVIANLPVRIGQYVLASFSTTPLLTIADMSEINVEVQVDETDIARVRAGQKARIRVDALGDQELEGEVSEVGRAALVRGGQALPELTPSGQEAKDFKVVIKLINLTPDIRDRLRPGMSATATITTDMRENVIAVPAAALVERDAEEVGSQAVSADGQKKRLQGVFIVQDHRAVFRPVETGISGEMEIEIVSGLEEGMEVIVGPYRELRTLKNNAIVKKEYVQNR, encoded by the coding sequence ATGGCATCGAGTCGGAAAAAGAAGCTTTTGATCGCTCTCATTCTCATCGTGACTTTGGGGGCAGTCGTCGGCATCAGTGTCACTCGAGGCCGAACGGATGTCCCCGTCGTCCAGGTCGAGAAAGTGACCCGTCGGCCTGTGTTGGAATCGAAGGTCACAGCTAATGGAGAGGTCCGCCCGCGAAATTTCGTGAACATGACGTCGGAAGTCCCTGGTCGCGTCATTGAGATCTACGTGAAGGAAGGAGATTGGGTGAAGGCGGGGACGCCCCTGTTGAAGATTGATCCGACGCAGATCTCCTCGGAGGCGGAAAGCAGCCAGGCCAACCTCCAAGCCGCGCGGGCAGAGGTGCAAAATGCTCAGGTGCAGGTGGATGCCGCGCGAAATAACGTCCTGAATGTGCAGGCGAGCCTGGCCGCCGCAAAATATGAGCTGGAGCGAGCGAAAGCCGATCTCACCTTCGCTGAAGAGGAGTTCCGCCGCCGGGAGCAGCTCTTGGAGCAAGGGGTCATCTCTCGGGCCGAGTACGATCGGGCGCGCGCTTCCTATCGCGGCGCGCAAGCCCTGGTCGAAGCCCAACAGCAGCGCGTGCAACAGTTGGAGGCGCAATTGCGCGATGCGCAGATTCGAGTCCGTCAAGCGCAGGCGCAACTCCAGAGCGCGCGCGCTCGTGTCGCGCAAATTCAAGCCAACTATAGGAGCGCGCTCGATCGCCTCGCCAAGACTGTGCAGAAGGCGCCCATTGATGGCGTCATCGCTAATCTCCCCGTGCGCATCGGCCAATATGTGCTCGCGAGCTTCAGCACCACCCCCCTGCTGACCATCGCCGACATGTCGGAGATCAACGTCGAGGTCCAAGTGGACGAGACCGACATCGCGCGCGTGCGCGCTGGGCAAAAAGCGCGCATCCGCGTGGACGCGCTCGGGGATCAGGAGCTGGAGGGTGAGGTCTCTGAGGTCGGTCGCGCGGCGCTCGTTCGCGGCGGACAAGCGCTTCCCGAGCTAACGCCGTCGGGACAGGAAGCGAAGGATTTCAAGGTGGTCATCAAGTTGATCAATCTGACGCCGGATATCCGCGATCGGCTGCGCCCGGGCATGTCGGCGACGGCGACGATCACCACCGACATGCGCGAGAATGTGATCGCCGTCCCTGCTGCGGCCCTCGTGGAACGGGACGCGGAGGAGGTCGGGAGCCAGGCGGTTTCGGCCGATGGGCAGAAGAAGCGGCTTCAGGGCGTCTTCATCGTGCAGGACCATCGCGCCGTTTTCCGGCCGGTCGAGACGGGCATCTCCGGAGAGATGGAGATCGAAATCGTGAGCGGGCTCGAAGAAGGGATGGAGGTGATTGTGGGCCCGTATCGAGAGCTGCGCACGTTGAAAAATAACGCTATCGTCAAGAAGGAGTACGTCCAGAATCGGTAG
- a CDS encoding ABC transporter ATP-binding protein, whose amino-acid sequence MIRMENVWRTYKMGQEEVHALRGINLIIQPNEYVAIIGPSGSGKSTLMNIIGCLDTPTAGRYWLNGRLVSEMDDDELAYIRNREIGFVFQLFNLLPRATALHNVELPLIYAGVPAKERLERARQVLEMVDLGDRMHHRPNELSGGQRQRVAIARALVNQPSILLADEPTGALDSKTGAEIMALFDRLHAQGNTIIIVTHEPEVAAHAHRIIHIRDGRIEREEWR is encoded by the coding sequence TTGATCCGCATGGAGAACGTCTGGCGCACGTACAAGATGGGGCAGGAGGAAGTGCACGCTTTGCGCGGGATCAACTTGATCATCCAGCCCAATGAGTACGTGGCCATCATCGGGCCCTCTGGCTCCGGGAAGTCCACATTGATGAACATCATCGGCTGTCTGGATACACCGACGGCGGGCCGCTATTGGCTCAACGGCCGGCTCGTCAGCGAGATGGACGATGATGAGTTGGCCTATATTCGGAATCGAGAGATTGGGTTCGTCTTCCAATTGTTCAATCTTCTGCCGCGGGCGACGGCGCTGCATAACGTCGAGTTGCCACTGATCTACGCGGGCGTTCCGGCCAAGGAGCGCTTGGAGCGCGCGCGCCAAGTCTTGGAGATGGTGGATCTGGGAGATCGCATGCATCATCGGCCCAACGAGCTTTCGGGCGGACAGCGGCAACGGGTCGCTATCGCGCGCGCTTTGGTGAATCAGCCCTCGATCCTACTGGCCGATGAACCCACTGGGGCCCTCGACTCCAAGACCGGTGCTGAGATCATGGCACTCTTCGATCGCCTCCACGCCCAAGGGAATACGATCATCATCGTTACCCACGAACCGGAAGTCGCTGCGCACGCGCATCGCATCATCCATATCCGCGATGGGCGCATCGAGCGCGAAGAATGGCGGTGA